In Bacteroidota bacterium, the following proteins share a genomic window:
- a CDS encoding glycoside hydrolase family 20 zincin-like fold domain-containing protein, whose amino-acid sequence MKAILELFFIVSFCAVAVTAQEEGQTMPVVIPTPQQIIVKNAHCKIMPGTKIVLGANSKQEQFAAQQINEELAGLKEAPLKVVAEQSLRKLPASYIFIGSPSSDFGRQFLHERKEALKPEMKEEGYLLDVDPGSIVIVAESERGKFYAVTSLLQLMHREKKSVIVDAVSIEDYPLEKNRGISDDISRGQVSTVDNFKKIIRFLARYKMNTFSPYVEDMFVFKNHPLIGKGRGALTVQEVKEIDAYAKRYYVDVIPTFETLGHWENILAKPEYLGYAEFPGAQTLNVSDEKVYSLLDEMIGELCDAFSSPYFNMGADESWDVGLGASKERVAAIGIAAVHAEHYKRVADIVRKYGKKPMMYGDIILNHPEILRQIPKDIAIVDWHYDASFRYPSAEVFRKAGFPFVASPAVWTFTGPFPNFLTTFVNIRNFNRDGFANGSLGLLTSNWNDYGGEELRELNYYGYAWTAECAWQPLGADVESFNKAFFTKYFGENDCSDIQTVYTILADPANDVSWQEMWRHPMLPFRERSQEEGYQPLAVRVQSIRSTIPLALSLLARAKGDITHNDDQLRYLEFIARLDLWFAKKIEVQEKVKQLSALGNASANKDSIAALIIDLCSDVVKDLSSLKSEFERLWLATNKSAGLELLLLRYDRQAAYWQEKIDQVKRGDFLVNPELESAWIYHPRAHPGKKDSSQVQKAYFRRSFLAPKNIRSATLQLIGDTHARVSVNGKSVGEVYARPSNSLSVEHQRIKLFSVLPMLNDSSNCIAVEAETFSPDGSAGINLYCELELANGSVQKIMTDGSWKVSDSAAGNWTSAVYNDSSWTGAAVIPFPAVIVRPNFAAGRGSWIER is encoded by the coding sequence ATGAAAGCAATCCTGGAATTATTTTTTATCGTTTCATTTTGTGCCGTCGCAGTAACGGCGCAAGAGGAGGGCCAGACAATGCCCGTCGTTATTCCTACGCCTCAACAGATCATCGTGAAAAATGCACATTGTAAGATCATGCCCGGAACAAAGATTGTTCTGGGGGCGAATTCAAAGCAGGAACAATTTGCCGCGCAGCAGATCAATGAGGAGCTCGCCGGGTTAAAGGAGGCTCCGTTGAAGGTTGTGGCTGAGCAGTCCCTGCGAAAACTCCCCGCGAGCTATATTTTTATCGGAAGCCCTTCGTCGGACTTCGGACGGCAGTTCCTGCACGAGAGAAAAGAAGCGCTGAAACCGGAAATGAAGGAAGAAGGATATCTTCTCGATGTGGATCCGGGGAGCATCGTTATTGTTGCCGAATCGGAGAGAGGGAAATTCTATGCCGTCACGTCGCTTCTCCAGTTGATGCATCGCGAAAAGAAAAGCGTCATTGTCGATGCTGTCTCGATAGAAGATTATCCTCTCGAGAAGAACAGGGGTATCAGCGACGACATCAGCCGGGGACAGGTTTCCACGGTGGACAATTTCAAGAAAATCATCCGCTTCCTCGCCCGCTACAAAATGAATACCTTCAGCCCTTATGTGGAGGATATGTTCGTCTTCAAGAACCATCCTCTCATCGGAAAGGGGCGGGGTGCGCTGACAGTGCAGGAAGTCAAAGAGATCGATGCGTATGCAAAGAGATATTATGTGGATGTGATTCCGACATTCGAAACTCTCGGCCATTGGGAGAATATTTTGGCGAAGCCGGAATATCTTGGATATGCGGAGTTCCCGGGCGCACAGACGCTCAACGTCTCCGATGAAAAAGTCTATTCGCTTTTGGATGAAATGATCGGCGAGTTGTGCGATGCGTTCAGTTCGCCGTATTTCAACATGGGAGCGGACGAGTCGTGGGACGTCGGCCTGGGAGCCAGCAAAGAACGGGTTGCAGCGATCGGCATTGCTGCTGTTCACGCCGAGCACTATAAACGGGTCGCTGATATCGTCAGAAAATACGGAAAGAAACCGATGATGTACGGCGACATCATCCTTAATCATCCGGAAATCCTCCGGCAAATCCCGAAGGACATTGCCATTGTCGACTGGCATTACGACGCCTCGTTCCGTTATCCGAGTGCAGAGGTTTTCAGGAAGGCAGGATTCCCGTTTGTCGCATCCCCCGCGGTATGGACGTTCACGGGACCGTTTCCGAATTTTCTTACCACGTTCGTGAACATCAGGAACTTTAATCGCGATGGCTTCGCCAACGGGTCGCTTGGGCTCCTGACATCCAATTGGAACGATTACGGCGGGGAAGAACTGCGCGAACTGAATTATTATGGATATGCCTGGACAGCCGAGTGTGCGTGGCAGCCGTTGGGCGCCGACGTTGAATCGTTCAACAAGGCATTTTTCACGAAGTATTTCGGCGAGAATGATTGCAGCGACATTCAGACTGTCTACACCATATTAGCCGACCCGGCGAACGACGTCAGCTGGCAGGAGATGTGGCGCCATCCGATGCTGCCGTTCCGCGAGCGATCGCAGGAAGAAGGTTACCAGCCGTTGGCGGTCCGGGTTCAAAGTATACGGTCGACAATACCCCTCGCTTTGTCGTTGCTCGCAAGGGCAAAAGGGGATATCACGCACAATGACGACCAGCTCCGCTATCTGGAATTCATAGCGCGGCTGGATCTGTGGTTTGCGAAAAAAATAGAAGTGCAGGAGAAGGTCAAGCAGCTGAGCGCATTGGGAAATGCCTCCGCTAACAAAGACTCAATCGCTGCGCTGATCATTGACCTTTGTTCGGACGTTGTTAAAGATCTATCCTCGCTAAAGAGCGAATTCGAAAGACTCTGGCTTGCGACCAATAAGTCAGCGGGACTAGAACTGCTGCTCCTGCGGTACGACCGGCAGGCGGCATATTGGCAGGAAAAAATCGACCAAGTGAAGCGCGGAGATTTTTTGGTGAACCCGGAACTTGAAAGTGCATGGATCTACCATCCCAGGGCGCATCCGGGAAAGAAGGATTCCTCGCAAGTACAAAAAGCGTATTTCAGAAGATCTTTTCTGGCTCCAAAAAATATCCGCTCTGCAACATTGCAGTTGATCGGAGATACCCATGCAAGAGTATCGGTCAACGGGAAAAGCGTCGGCGAAGTGTATGCGCGGCCGTCCAATTCTCTCAGCGTTGAGCACCAGCGAATAAAGTTGTTTTCCGTTTTGCCGATGCTGAATGATTCATCAAATTGCATTGCGGTCGAAGCGGAAACTTTTTCTCCCGACGGGTCGGCCGGAATAAATCTCTACTGCGAGCTGGAGCTTGCAAACGGCTCTGTTCAAAAAATCATGACGGACGGGTCCTGGAAAGTTTCGGATAGCGCGGCGGGAAATTGGACTTCGGCCGTATACAACGATTCATCGTGGACCGGGGCCGCGGTGATCCCTTTTCCCGCTGTCATCGTGCGTCCCAATTTTGCTGCGGGGAGAGGTTCGTGGATAGAACGATAG
- a CDS encoding amidohydrolase family protein — translation MRNKILVVTAFACFCGGRVFAQIEPAVGIREHTPAVHALKNLTIVVSPGKKVEHGTIVVRDGVIEAAGASVPVPADARIWDCTGLTAYAGLIDLYTDIGQPKPQQGQQGGSPPPPPRGSVHWNPQVHPEISGAQEFLPDKETAEKFRALGFTTVLTAPPHGIVRGSSALVALGDGNANALLIRDNVAQNVSFSRDQFYDGYPTSLMGAIALIRQTFIDASWYKEALRRYAKNPAQERPEENRSLVALEAAASGKQPVVFETTDEQNVLRASNIAKEFSLSLWIRGNGYEYRRIDAVREANAPVILPVNFPDPPNVSTPEDALDVTLQELRHWDFAPENPARLKEAGITFALTTSTLKDVAKFRPLVHTAIARGLKADDALASLTTIPAKLLGMEKELGTIEAGKAANFLLADGELFGEKTKIRETWIDGTRYEVRSIAQAEARGTWSYLLNVSSSKKDTGTIVISGDPEMLSGNVSRAVVKMKANAVTLSGKNIALTFAGDSLGYAGIVRLSGVVQDSTMTGTGELPDGTSIAWSARLTRAFVEPPDTAKESEAAHASFDVVYPDGAFGRKKLPEQPENILVKGGYVWTSGPQGNLENTDILYSKGKVAKIGKNLTAPKGAVVVDATGKHVTAGLIDCHSHTAISDGVNEAGQAISAEVRIGDVIDANDVAIYRELAGGLTVAHLLHGSANPIGGQNQVVKLRWGMLPEEMKFEGAPKSIKFALGENVKQSNWGERYTTRYPQTRMGVEQIIRDEFTAAREYEKRMEEAKDDPDKIPPRRDLELDAIVEILNGTRLVHSHSYRQDEILMLMRVADDFGFKVATFQHGLEGYKIADILVKHGAGVSTFSDWWAYKYEVIDAIPYNGALMHDVGVVVSYNSDSDELARRLNTEAAKAVKYGGVSEEEALKFVTINPAKQLRIDSRVGSIEVGKDADFVIWSGSPLSAYSMCEQTWIDGRKYFDREEDREMNAEVQKERTVLIQKVLAAKKSGGSGTPPTPSKKASYSCHVDDGGGK, via the coding sequence GTGCGTAATAAGATTCTGGTTGTGACGGCGTTCGCGTGCTTTTGCGGCGGTCGGGTATTTGCTCAAATCGAACCGGCGGTCGGAATTCGAGAACATACGCCTGCAGTTCATGCGCTGAAGAACCTGACGATCGTCGTTTCCCCCGGCAAAAAGGTCGAGCACGGCACGATCGTTGTCCGGGACGGTGTCATAGAGGCAGCCGGGGCCAGCGTTCCGGTTCCGGCAGACGCGAGAATCTGGGACTGCACCGGATTGACGGCATATGCTGGACTGATCGATCTTTATACTGACATCGGCCAGCCGAAGCCGCAGCAGGGACAGCAGGGGGGCTCGCCGCCTCCGCCTCCGCGGGGATCCGTTCATTGGAATCCGCAGGTTCATCCGGAGATTTCCGGGGCGCAAGAATTCCTTCCCGACAAAGAAACGGCGGAAAAATTTCGCGCATTGGGTTTCACGACAGTGCTTACGGCGCCGCCCCATGGAATTGTTCGCGGTTCTAGCGCCTTGGTTGCACTCGGCGATGGAAATGCAAATGCACTCCTTATCAGAGACAATGTAGCCCAGAATGTTTCCTTCTCACGCGACCAATTTTACGATGGGTATCCCACCTCTCTCATGGGGGCCATAGCGCTTATTCGTCAAACGTTCATCGATGCAAGTTGGTACAAGGAAGCTCTCCGGAGATATGCCAAAAATCCCGCTCAGGAACGCCCCGAAGAAAATAGATCACTTGTCGCACTCGAAGCAGCCGCATCGGGAAAGCAGCCGGTGGTATTCGAAACCACCGACGAGCAGAATGTTCTGCGCGCGTCGAACATCGCAAAAGAATTCTCGCTTTCGCTTTGGATCCGCGGCAACGGCTACGAATATCGCCGAATTGATGCAGTGAGAGAAGCAAACGCTCCGGTTATTCTTCCGGTGAATTTTCCCGATCCGCCGAATGTCAGCACTCCCGAAGATGCGCTCGATGTTACGCTCCAAGAGCTGCGCCATTGGGACTTTGCGCCGGAGAATCCTGCACGCCTGAAGGAGGCAGGAATTACGTTCGCCTTGACAACGTCGACGCTGAAGGATGTGGCAAAGTTCAGGCCGCTCGTTCACACCGCCATCGCCCGGGGGCTCAAAGCCGATGATGCGCTGGCTTCATTAACGACGATTCCGGCAAAGTTACTGGGTATGGAAAAGGAATTGGGAACGATCGAAGCGGGAAAAGCAGCAAATTTTCTACTTGCCGACGGGGAATTGTTCGGTGAAAAAACAAAGATCAGAGAAACCTGGATCGATGGAACTCGTTACGAAGTTAGATCCATTGCGCAAGCAGAGGCTCGCGGGACGTGGTCGTACCTGCTGAATGTCTCTTCCTCCAAAAAGGACACCGGCACAATTGTTATAAGCGGCGATCCTGAGATGCTTTCGGGAAATGTATCGCGCGCGGTCGTCAAGATGAAAGCAAACGCCGTTACCCTTTCGGGAAAGAATATTGCGTTGACCTTTGCCGGCGATTCGTTAGGATATGCCGGAATTGTCCGGCTGAGCGGTGTGGTTCAGGATTCAACGATGACGGGTACCGGAGAATTGCCCGACGGAACGTCCATCGCCTGGTCGGCGCGATTGACAAGGGCGTTTGTCGAGCCCCCCGATACAGCAAAGGAATCCGAGGCAGCGCACGCCTCGTTCGATGTTGTCTACCCCGACGGAGCGTTCGGAAGGAAAAAGCTTCCGGAACAGCCTGAAAATATTTTGGTTAAAGGGGGATATGTTTGGACCAGCGGACCCCAAGGGAATCTTGAGAACACCGATATTCTGTATTCGAAGGGGAAGGTCGCGAAGATCGGGAAGAATCTCACCGCTCCGAAAGGAGCCGTCGTTGTCGATGCAACTGGGAAGCATGTGACTGCAGGGCTCATTGATTGTCACTCCCATACAGCTATCTCCGACGGAGTAAATGAAGCGGGACAAGCGATCTCCGCCGAAGTCCGCATCGGTGATGTGATCGATGCCAATGATGTCGCTATTTACAGGGAACTTGCCGGAGGATTGACCGTTGCTCATTTGCTTCATGGCTCCGCAAATCCGATCGGCGGCCAGAACCAGGTTGTGAAGCTGCGATGGGGAATGCTCCCGGAAGAGATGAAATTTGAAGGGGCGCCGAAGAGCATAAAGTTTGCGCTCGGCGAGAATGTGAAGCAGTCGAACTGGGGAGAGCGGTACACAACGCGCTATCCGCAAACGAGAATGGGAGTCGAGCAGATCATCAGGGACGAGTTCACCGCTGCCCGCGAATACGAAAAGAGAATGGAGGAGGCAAAGGATGATCCGGACAAGATTCCGCCGCGGAGAGACCTGGAGCTTGATGCTATTGTGGAGATTTTGAACGGCACGCGGCTCGTTCATTCGCACTCGTACCGCCAGGATGAAATTCTGATGCTCATGCGGGTTGCGGACGATTTTGGTTTCAAAGTTGCCACGTTCCAGCACGGGTTGGAGGGGTATAAAATTGCAGATATCCTTGTGAAGCACGGCGCGGGAGTCTCGACGTTCAGCGACTGGTGGGCATATAAGTATGAAGTGATCGACGCCATTCCATACAACGGGGCGCTGATGCATGACGTGGGTGTCGTTGTATCATACAATTCCGACAGCGATGAACTTGCCCGCCGTCTGAACACCGAAGCCGCGAAAGCGGTGAAATACGGCGGGGTGAGCGAAGAGGAAGCGCTGAAATTTGTGACGATCAATCCGGCAAAGCAGCTGCGCATCGACAGCCGCGTTGGTTCGATCGAGGTGGGGAAAGACGCCGACTTCGTCATTTGGAGCGGTTCGCCGCTGTCGGCGTACTCGATGTGCGAGCAGACCTGGATCGACGGTCGAAAATATTTCGACAGAGAGGAAGACCGGGAAATGAACGCAGAGGTTCAAAAGGAGCGGACAGTGCTGATCCAGAAAGTTCTCGCCGCAAAAAAATCCGGCGGCAGCGGAACACCACCGACGCCGTCGAAAAAGGCTTCGTACTCATGCCATGTGGACGATGGAGGCGGAAAATGA
- a CDS encoding amidohydrolase family protein → MKKKVYRRQETEFRRVMHAFTILLSSLLIVDCSLFASDPIPAKKQDHPIALVGATIHPVTGPEVPNGIILFDAGKITGLGAQVSLPSNVEKIDVSGKHIYPGLINANSTVGLTEIEAVRATNDFAETGRINPNVRSEIAINPESELIPVARANGVVIMNVMPQGGLIAGRSAAIMMDGWTQEDVILKAPIGMVVNWPPMSVSHSPWVRQTEEEQKKDHAKQLKDLDDAFADARAYMVAKKAESGKDVPHHPIDVRWEAMIPVLERTVPVLVIADELRQIEAAVQWSKDQNVKLIIVGGRDAWRTADLLKSNDIPVIVGPTLDEPNREWEPYDDAFTVPAKLYSAGVRFAISGEGEAMAERNTPYHAAMAAAYGLPKEEALKAVTIYPARILGIDARAGSLEIGKDATLIVTNGDPLEIESNVLMEFIQGKKIDLRSRHTVLYDKYREKYKQSGVLK, encoded by the coding sequence ATGAAGAAGAAAGTATACAGAAGACAGGAGACAGAATTCAGAAGAGTGATGCACGCATTTACGATTCTTTTGAGTTCATTGTTAATTGTTGATTGTTCATTGTTCGCCTCCGACCCTATTCCGGCAAAGAAGCAGGACCATCCCATAGCCCTGGTCGGCGCAACGATTCATCCTGTGACCGGACCGGAGGTCCCGAACGGGATCATTCTTTTTGATGCGGGAAAAATTACCGGTCTCGGGGCACAAGTTTCACTCCCTTCGAATGTTGAAAAGATCGATGTATCCGGGAAGCATATTTATCCCGGGCTCATCAACGCCAATTCGACGGTCGGTTTGACCGAGATCGAAGCAGTGCGTGCGACGAACGACTTCGCGGAAACGGGGCGCATCAACCCGAACGTGCGGAGCGAGATCGCCATAAATCCCGAGAGCGAATTGATTCCGGTCGCCCGCGCAAACGGCGTCGTTATCATGAATGTTATGCCGCAAGGGGGATTGATCGCCGGCCGCTCGGCTGCGATCATGATGGATGGTTGGACGCAGGAGGATGTCATACTCAAAGCGCCGATCGGTATGGTGGTCAATTGGCCGCCGATGTCGGTATCGCATTCGCCATGGGTGCGTCAAACGGAGGAGGAGCAGAAGAAGGATCATGCCAAACAATTAAAAGACCTCGACGACGCCTTCGCCGATGCTCGAGCGTATATGGTGGCAAAAAAGGCGGAATCCGGAAAAGATGTTCCGCATCATCCGATCGACGTGAGGTGGGAGGCGATGATTCCGGTTCTCGAACGGACGGTTCCGGTTCTCGTCATAGCGGATGAGCTGCGGCAGATCGAGGCCGCCGTTCAATGGTCAAAGGATCAAAATGTTAAACTCATCATCGTGGGGGGGAGGGATGCGTGGCGAACAGCCGACCTGCTGAAATCGAACGATATTCCGGTGATCGTCGGTCCGACTCTCGACGAGCCGAACCGCGAGTGGGAGCCGTACGATGACGCCTTCACCGTGCCGGCGAAATTGTATTCCGCGGGTGTTCGGTTTGCGATCTCAGGGGAAGGGGAGGCGATGGCCGAGCGGAATACGCCGTACCATGCGGCGATGGCCGCCGCATACGGCCTGCCGAAAGAGGAAGCGCTCAAGGCAGTGACGATTTATCCCGCACGGATTCTTGGCATCGATGCTCGAGCAGGATCGCTGGAAATCGGCAAAGACGCCACGCTTATTGTGACGAACGGCGATCCGCTCGAAATCGAATCCAATGTACTGATGGAATTCATCCAGGGAAAGAAGATCGACTTGCGCAGCAGGCATACAGTTCTGTACGACAAGTACCGGGAAAAGTATAAACAGTCAGGGGTTTTGAAATAG
- a CDS encoding NAD-dependent epimerase/dehydratase family protein: MKINAIIFGATGMVGEGVLYEALNHPDVESVLVIGRRSCNVTHQKLKEIIHADFFSYATLERDLKNYNACYFCLGVTSIGKSESEYTRITYTLTMAAARVLSRLNPDMTFCYVSGAGTDSTEKGKIMWARVKGKTENDVARLPFKAAYAFRPGYIKPIKGLRNAYKLSIALGWFYPILSALFPNHVCTLQDLGRAMLRVTEAGYPKKILENVDIAAAAAELQH; the protein is encoded by the coding sequence ATGAAGATCAACGCTATTATCTTCGGCGCGACCGGAATGGTCGGAGAAGGAGTCCTCTACGAAGCGCTCAACCATCCCGACGTGGAATCCGTGCTGGTCATCGGAAGAAGATCGTGCAATGTGACGCATCAGAAATTGAAAGAGATCATTCATGCCGATTTCTTCAGTTATGCGACCCTCGAGCGCGATCTCAAGAATTACAACGCCTGCTATTTTTGCCTCGGAGTCACATCGATCGGAAAGAGCGAATCCGAATACACCCGGATCACGTATACCTTGACGATGGCCGCAGCCCGCGTCCTGTCGCGGCTTAATCCCGACATGACATTCTGTTATGTCTCCGGCGCCGGAACGGACAGCACCGAAAAAGGAAAAATTATGTGGGCGAGGGTGAAAGGGAAGACGGAGAATGATGTTGCCAGGCTTCCTTTTAAAGCGGCATACGCATTCCGCCCCGGTTATATCAAACCGATTAAAGGCCTGAGGAATGCCTATAAGCTCTCGATCGCCTTGGGATGGTTCTACCCGATCCTGTCCGCGCTCTTTCCCAACCATGTCTGCACGCTGCAGGATCTCGGCCGGGCGATGCTTCGAGTGACCGAAGCCGGTTACCCGAAGAAGATACTCGAGAATGTCGATATCGCCGCTGCGGCGGCTGAGCTGCAACACTAA
- a CDS encoding DUF1697 domain-containing protein, with protein sequence MVYIAMLRGINVSGQKIIKMEDLKKAFEAMHFERVTTYIQSGNVIFDSPAADPGQLQTQIRNKLLKSFGFEIPVVIRTVDELEGVTKRNPFKKVNADKGENLYVSFLSEKPGKAGERELERVKSDVDDLRLSGNEAYILCRKSYAKTVFSNTLIEKKLGVASTTRNWNSVQKLLSIAKTGK encoded by the coding sequence ATGGTCTATATCGCAATGCTCCGCGGAATCAATGTGAGCGGGCAAAAAATAATAAAGATGGAAGACCTGAAGAAGGCTTTCGAAGCGATGCATTTTGAGCGGGTGACGACGTACATCCAGAGCGGCAATGTGATCTTTGATTCACCGGCGGCGGACCCCGGACAGCTTCAAACCCAGATCAGAAATAAATTGCTGAAGAGTTTCGGCTTTGAAATTCCGGTCGTCATCAGAACTGTGGATGAGCTCGAAGGAGTAACGAAGCGGAACCCGTTTAAGAAAGTAAATGCGGATAAAGGCGAAAATCTATACGTCTCGTTCCTTTCCGAAAAGCCGGGGAAAGCGGGCGAAAGGGAGTTGGAAAGAGTAAAGAGTGACGTCGATGACCTTCGGCTGTCCGGTAATGAGGCTTATATTCTTTGCCGAAAAAGCTATGCTAAAACCGTTTTCTCCAACACGCTGATCGAAAAGAAGCTCGGCGTTGCTTCAACAACCAGAAACTGGAACTCGGTGCAAAAACTTTTGAGCATTGCAAAAACCGGCAAGTGA